One region of Cyanobium sp. M30B3 genomic DNA includes:
- a CDS encoding J domain-containing protein: MTSPSPDSVPTDPYQVLGVNPQASHGEIKAAYRALVKRHHPDAGGDAATMLAVNAAWEVLGDRQQRHRFDQVRRDPLRGPSAAAQATASGPGRSVTKAAAASDEELALWLQQVYGPVDRLLGQVVNPFPAQLRALAADPYDDSLMEVFCAFLEQSQARLARAETLYRSLPCPPGLQEVSLDLYHTLSLIKDALLDLERFTMGYVDSYLRDGRELLRQARSRRSQLQQRCRQLRA, from the coding sequence TTGACCTCCCCCAGTCCGGATTCCGTCCCCACCGATCCCTATCAGGTGCTGGGGGTGAATCCTCAGGCCAGTCATGGAGAGATCAAGGCGGCATACCGGGCGCTGGTGAAGCGGCACCATCCCGATGCCGGTGGCGATGCGGCCACCATGCTCGCCGTGAACGCCGCCTGGGAGGTGCTCGGTGATCGGCAGCAGCGCCACCGCTTTGATCAGGTGCGACGCGATCCCCTAAGGGGCCCGTCTGCTGCGGCACAGGCCACGGCCTCGGGCCCCGGTCGCTCGGTCACCAAGGCGGCCGCAGCCAGTGATGAGGAGCTGGCCCTCTGGCTCCAGCAGGTGTACGGGCCGGTGGATCGCCTGCTGGGCCAGGTGGTGAATCCCTTCCCCGCCCAGCTGCGGGCCCTGGCGGCTGATCCCTATGACGACAGCCTGATGGAGGTCTTCTGCGCATTCCTGGAGCAGTCCCAGGCCCGCCTGGCCCGGGCGGAGACGCTCTACCGCTCCCTGCCCTGTCCGCCTGGATTGCAGGAGGTGAGTCTCGATCTCTATCACACCCTCAGCCTGATCAAGGACGCCCTCCTCGACCTGGAGCGGTTCACGATGGGCTACGTCGATTCCTACCTGCGCGACGGGCGGGAATTGCTGCGTCAGGCCCGCAGTCGCCGCAGCCAGCTCCAGCAGCGCTGCCGCCAGCTGCGGGCCTGA
- a CDS encoding NAD(P)H-quinone oxidoreductase subunit O has product MAPDAPSTATTSPPKKGSLVRVNRQRFEGSVEAGASDAQAPDYIFEGPGEVLQLKGDYAQLRWRRPVPDVWLRLDQLEPFPG; this is encoded by the coding sequence ATGGCTCCTGACGCCCCCAGCACCGCCACCACCTCCCCGCCGAAGAAGGGCAGCCTGGTGCGGGTGAACCGCCAGCGCTTCGAGGGCAGCGTTGAAGCCGGGGCCAGCGATGCCCAGGCTCCCGACTACATCTTCGAAGGCCCCGGCGAAGTGCTGCAGCTGAAGGGCGACTATGCCCAGCTGCGCTGGCGCCGGCCGGTGCCGGATGTGTGGCTGCGGCTCGACCAGCTCGAGCCGTTCCCGGGCTGA
- a CDS encoding TIGR01777 family oxidoreductase: MRLLLLGCSGFVGRELVPFLLELGHHLTVVSRQADPFPSLSGERLATLQLDPAQADSWRQEGLLEALAAAEGVVNLAGEPIAEKRWTAAQRQLLLHSRLDATTHLVQAMAQLDTPPAVLVNASAVGYYGTSETDSFSEDSPPGGDLLAEICQRWEEAAARRPASCRLVILRIGIVLGPDGGALSKMLPVFRMGFGGPLGNGRQWMSWIHRHDLCRLIGRALEDAAMDGVYNAVAPQPVTMATFTAELGRTLGRPSLLPVPAPVLQVLLGDGAKVVLEGQRVVAQRLHDLGFQFQYAALSAALAAATSSGRR, translated from the coding sequence GTGCGGCTGTTGCTTCTGGGCTGTTCCGGATTCGTGGGCCGGGAACTGGTGCCCTTCCTGCTGGAACTGGGCCACCACCTCACGGTGGTGAGCCGTCAGGCCGATCCCTTTCCCTCCCTCAGCGGGGAGCGTCTGGCGACTTTGCAGCTCGACCCTGCCCAGGCCGACAGCTGGAGGCAGGAGGGCCTGCTTGAGGCCCTGGCGGCCGCGGAGGGGGTGGTGAACCTGGCCGGCGAGCCGATCGCCGAGAAGCGCTGGACTGCCGCCCAGCGCCAGCTGCTGCTCCACAGCCGGCTGGACGCCACGACCCACCTGGTGCAGGCCATGGCCCAGCTCGACACCCCTCCGGCCGTGCTGGTGAATGCCTCGGCCGTGGGCTATTACGGCACCAGTGAAACCGACAGTTTCAGCGAGGACAGCCCCCCAGGCGGCGATCTGCTGGCGGAGATCTGTCAGCGCTGGGAGGAGGCCGCAGCCCGCCGGCCGGCCTCCTGCCGGCTGGTGATCCTGCGCATCGGCATCGTGCTGGGGCCGGACGGTGGTGCCCTGAGCAAGATGCTGCCGGTGTTCCGCATGGGCTTCGGGGGCCCCCTGGGCAATGGCCGCCAGTGGATGAGCTGGATCCATCGCCACGATCTCTGTCGCCTGATCGGCCGAGCCCTGGAGGATGCGGCGATGGACGGCGTCTACAACGCCGTGGCCCCCCAGCCGGTCACGATGGCCACGTTCACGGCGGAGCTGGGGCGCACGCTGGGCCGGCCCAGCCTGCTGCCCGTTCCCGCCCCGGTACTGCAGGTGCTGCTGGGGGATGGCGCCAAGGTGGTGCTGGAGGGCCAGAGGGTGGTGGCCCAGCGTCTGCACGACCTGGGCTTCCAGTTTCAGTACGCCGCGCTCAGCGCCGCCCTCGCCGCTGCCACCAGCTCAGGGCGCCGCTGA
- a CDS encoding iron-sulfur cluster assembly accessory protein → MSIDTVSPAPVSPAPVSPAAPSPQPSPTPAATHTARDGRGIQITVPAMKQLAALMQQQGAGKVLRVGVRSGGCSGMSYTMDFIEADGIQADDERYTYEPADTPSFEVVCDPKSLLYIYGMQLDFSSALIGGGFNFTNPNATQTCGCGSSFAV, encoded by the coding sequence ATGAGCATCGACACCGTTTCTCCGGCGCCCGTTTCTCCGGCGCCCGTTTCTCCAGCGGCCCCCTCCCCCCAGCCAAGCCCCACCCCGGCGGCCACCCACACCGCCAGAGATGGCAGGGGCATCCAGATCACCGTGCCGGCGATGAAGCAACTGGCGGCGCTGATGCAGCAGCAGGGCGCGGGCAAGGTGCTGCGGGTGGGGGTGCGTTCGGGCGGCTGCAGCGGCATGAGCTACACGATGGATTTCATCGAAGCCGACGGGATTCAGGCTGACGACGAGCGCTACACCTATGAGCCCGCTGATACCCCCAGCTTCGAGGTGGTGTGCGACCCCAAGAGCCTCCTCTACATCTATGGCATGCAGCTGGATTTCTCCAGCGCCCTGATCGGCGGCGGTTTCAACTTCACCAACCCCAACGCCACCCAGACCTGCGGCTGCGGCAGCTCCTTCGCGGTGTGA
- the zds gene encoding 9,9'-di-cis-zeta-carotene desaturase gives MRVAIVGAGLAGLAAAVDLVDAGHQVDLYEARPFMGGKVGSWVDEGGNHIEMGLHVFFFNYANLFALMRKVGAFENLLPKDHTHLFVNTGGDLRELDFRFALGAPFNGLKAFFTTPQLDWIDKLRNALALGTSPIVRGLVDYEGAMKTIRALDRISFQEWFVGHGGSVQSIKRMWNPIAYALGFIDCEAISARCMLTIFMMFAARTEASKLNLLKGSPHRWLTGPILDYIQERGGRLHLRHRVTEVLFEEGAAAGAQQAAAGACDPSATRVTGIRLGTPEGETTVEADAYLAACDVPGIQRMIPEAWRRWPLFENIYRLEAVPVATVQLRYDGWVTELGDSAAAQAARADVSRPTGLDNLLYTADADFSCFADLALASPEDYRKQGLGSLLQCVLTPGDPWIPRKTEEIVAHTDAQVRKLFPSAAGLTLVWSNVVKLAQSLYREAPGMEPYRPDQRTPVGNFFLAGSYTRQDYIDSMEGATMSGRLAAAAILGRQAQLASNPAAADPVLLPST, from the coding sequence GTGCGGGTCGCCATCGTGGGTGCGGGACTGGCCGGCTTGGCGGCGGCGGTGGATCTGGTGGACGCCGGCCACCAGGTGGACCTCTACGAGGCCCGGCCGTTCATGGGCGGCAAGGTGGGCAGCTGGGTGGATGAGGGCGGCAACCACATCGAGATGGGGCTGCACGTGTTCTTCTTCAACTACGCCAACCTGTTCGCCCTGATGCGCAAGGTGGGGGCGTTCGAGAACCTGCTCCCCAAGGACCACACCCACCTGTTCGTGAACACCGGTGGCGATCTGCGCGAACTGGATTTCCGCTTCGCCCTCGGCGCCCCCTTCAACGGCCTCAAGGCCTTCTTCACCACCCCCCAGCTCGACTGGATTGACAAGCTGCGCAATGCCCTGGCCCTGGGCACCAGCCCGATCGTGCGCGGCCTGGTCGACTACGAGGGCGCGATGAAGACGATCCGGGCCCTGGACCGGATCAGCTTCCAGGAGTGGTTCGTGGGCCACGGCGGCAGCGTGCAGAGCATCAAGCGGATGTGGAACCCGATCGCCTATGCCCTGGGGTTCATCGACTGCGAGGCGATTTCGGCCCGCTGCATGCTCACCATCTTCATGATGTTTGCGGCCAGAACCGAGGCCTCCAAGCTCAACCTGCTGAAGGGCTCGCCGCACCGCTGGCTCACCGGCCCGATCCTCGACTACATCCAGGAGCGCGGCGGCCGCCTGCACCTGCGCCACCGCGTGACGGAGGTGCTGTTCGAGGAGGGCGCTGCAGCGGGCGCTCAACAGGCAGCCGCTGGCGCTTGCGACCCGTCCGCCACCCGGGTCACCGGCATCAGGCTCGGCACCCCCGAGGGCGAGACCACCGTGGAGGCTGACGCCTACCTGGCCGCCTGCGACGTGCCCGGCATCCAGCGGATGATCCCGGAGGCCTGGCGCCGCTGGCCCCTGTTCGAGAACATCTACAGGCTCGAAGCGGTGCCGGTGGCCACCGTGCAGCTGCGCTACGACGGCTGGGTGACCGAGCTGGGCGATTCGGCCGCGGCCCAGGCCGCCCGCGCCGATGTGAGCCGGCCGACCGGTCTCGACAACCTGTTGTATACCGCCGACGCCGACTTCAGCTGCTTCGCCGACCTGGCCCTGGCCAGCCCGGAGGACTACCGCAAGCAGGGCCTGGGTTCGCTGCTGCAGTGCGTGCTCACCCCCGGTGATCCCTGGATCCCCAGGAAGACCGAGGAGATCGTGGCCCACACCGATGCCCAGGTGCGCAAGTTGTTCCCCTCGGCCGCCGGCCTCACCCTCGTGTGGAGCAATGTGGTGAAGCTGGCTCAGTCGCTCTACCGCGAGGCCCCCGGCATGGAGCCCTACCGGCCGGATCAGCGCACGCCGGTGGGCAATTTCTTCCTGGCTGGCAGCTACACCAGGCAGGACTACATCGACTCGATGGAGGGCGCCACCATGAGCGGCCGGCTGGCGGCGGCTGCCATCCTGGGCAGGCAGGCCCAGCTCGCCAGCAACCCTGCCGCCGCCGATCCGGTCCTCCTCCCTTCCACCTGA
- a CDS encoding SRPBCC family protein, translated as MGRWLEHSVTTEINAPVEQVWAVWSDLEAMPRWMRWIESVVTEPGNPDLTDWTLAAQGFRFHWKARITQRVEAQQLHWESVGGLPTRGAVRFYPQADGRTAVKLSVSYELPGVLAPLMEPTILGGIVTKELQANLDRFRDLVEDLHR; from the coding sequence ATGGGCCGTTGGCTTGAGCACAGCGTCACCACTGAGATCAACGCCCCGGTGGAGCAGGTGTGGGCGGTGTGGAGTGACCTGGAGGCCATGCCGCGCTGGATGCGCTGGATCGAGTCGGTGGTCACCGAACCCGGCAACCCCGACCTCACCGACTGGACCCTGGCGGCCCAGGGCTTCCGCTTCCACTGGAAGGCCCGCATCACCCAGCGGGTGGAGGCCCAGCAGCTGCACTGGGAATCGGTGGGGGGATTGCCCACCAGGGGCGCCGTGCGTTTCTATCCCCAGGCCGATGGCCGCACCGCCGTGAAGCTCAGCGTCAGCTACGAACTTCCCGGGGTCTTGGCACCGCTCATGGAACCCACCATTCTGGGGGGGATCGTCACCAAGGAGCTCCAGGCCAACCTTGACCGCTTTCGTGACCTGGTTGAAGACCTTCACCGCTAG
- a CDS encoding uroporphyrinogen-III synthase — protein sequence MTSHPLPEPPPLSGRRVAITRAEHQLGAARALFNAAGAEVLDLPALVLTAPDSWGPLDDALEDLADFHWLVFSSSNGVEAVDQRLRRRGSSLARRPPGVRLAAVGRKTAQLLEELGAPADFVPPAFVADSLVEHFPVSGWGLRLLLPRVQSGGRTLLAEAFAAAGSRVVEVPAYETRCPRGLPSATLAALEQGELDAITFSSGKTVSHTAQLLQEAFGDDWRRKLEGLALVSIGPQTSERCRRELGRVDAEASPYDLDGLLAACIEVLQQKPLRAGR from the coding sequence ATGACCAGCCATCCCCTGCCAGAGCCCCCACCCCTGAGCGGTCGACGGGTGGCGATCACCCGGGCTGAGCACCAGCTGGGGGCAGCCCGGGCGCTGTTCAACGCCGCTGGAGCTGAGGTGCTCGATCTGCCGGCGCTGGTGCTGACCGCACCGGACAGCTGGGGGCCCCTGGACGATGCCCTCGAGGACCTGGCGGACTTCCACTGGCTGGTGTTCTCCAGCAGCAACGGCGTGGAGGCCGTGGACCAACGGTTGCGGCGGCGCGGCAGCAGCCTGGCGCGCAGGCCGCCAGGGGTGCGCCTGGCGGCCGTGGGCCGCAAGACGGCCCAGCTGCTGGAGGAGCTGGGTGCGCCCGCCGACTTCGTGCCGCCCGCCTTCGTGGCCGACAGCCTGGTGGAGCACTTCCCGGTGTCCGGCTGGGGGTTGCGGCTACTGCTCCCCCGGGTGCAGAGCGGCGGGCGCACCCTGCTGGCCGAGGCCTTTGCCGCCGCAGGCTCCCGGGTGGTGGAGGTACCCGCCTACGAGACCCGCTGCCCCCGGGGCCTGCCCAGCGCCACCCTGGCGGCCCTGGAGCAGGGAGAGCTCGACGCCATCACCTTCAGCAGCGGCAAGACCGTGAGCCACACCGCACAGCTCCTGCAGGAGGCCTTCGGCGACGACTGGCGCCGCAAACTGGAGGGGTTGGCGCTGGTGTCGATCGGACCCCAGACCAGCGAGCGTTGTCGCCGGGAGCTGGGACGCGTGGACGCTGAAGCCAGCCCCTACGACCTCGATGGGCTCCTGGCGGCCTGTATCGAGGTTCTCCAGCAGAAACCGCTCAGAGCTGGGCGGTGA
- a CDS encoding glycosyltransferase — MIVRNEAERLERCLASVADFVDEMVVLDTGSSDATVAIAERCGAVVHHLDWPGDFAPARNVALEHVRGDWVLVLDADEQLLAEARQPLRQLMAQPELLVVNLLRLERGSRQSPYSRVSRLFRRHPAIRWSRPYHAMIDDSVLALLQREPHWRVADCDVPALGHDGYRPELLQASDKAARLRRAMEADLERQPGNPYACAKLGSLLVSEGELERGRALLRLGLQNCGAEALAERYELLLHLALAEAPCDPALAASLYRQALALPLAPRITLAAGLNLAGLLLERAAGPVPAAEQQQLLAEAASLCRQASAAAPELALGWASLGLVERRRGQLGAAIAAYRQALSLEPEQADLHRNLAAALLLAGEIAGARAGFRQAILLLHQQGQAAAARALRQQVETLVKLDG, encoded by the coding sequence ATGATCGTGCGCAACGAGGCCGAACGGCTGGAGCGTTGCCTGGCCTCAGTGGCCGACTTCGTGGACGAGATGGTGGTGCTGGACACCGGCTCCAGCGACGCCACCGTGGCGATCGCCGAGCGCTGCGGCGCGGTGGTGCACCACCTGGACTGGCCCGGCGACTTCGCCCCGGCCCGCAATGTCGCCCTGGAGCACGTGCGCGGCGACTGGGTGCTGGTGCTCGATGCCGATGAGCAGCTGCTGGCGGAGGCCCGCCAGCCCCTGCGCCAGCTGATGGCCCAGCCGGAGCTGCTGGTGGTGAACCTGCTGCGCCTGGAACGGGGGTCCCGCCAGTCGCCCTACTCCCGGGTGAGCCGCCTGTTTCGCCGCCACCCGGCCATCCGCTGGAGCCGGCCGTATCACGCCATGATCGACGACAGCGTGCTGGCCCTGCTGCAGCGGGAACCGCACTGGCGGGTCGCCGATTGCGACGTCCCCGCCCTGGGCCACGACGGTTACAGACCGGAGCTGCTGCAGGCCAGCGACAAGGCGGCCCGGCTGCGCCGGGCGATGGAGGCCGACCTGGAGCGCCAGCCGGGAAACCCCTACGCCTGCGCCAAGCTGGGCAGCCTGCTGGTGAGCGAAGGGGAACTGGAGCGCGGCCGCGCCCTGCTGCGGCTTGGTCTGCAGAACTGCGGCGCGGAGGCCCTGGCGGAACGCTATGAGCTGCTGCTGCACCTGGCCCTGGCCGAGGCACCCTGCGATCCGGCCCTGGCCGCAAGCCTCTACCGCCAGGCACTGGCCCTGCCCCTGGCTCCCCGGATCACCCTGGCGGCGGGGCTCAACCTGGCGGGGCTGCTGCTGGAGCGGGCGGCCGGACCCGTCCCTGCCGCGGAGCAGCAGCAGCTCCTGGCCGAGGCGGCCAGCCTCTGCCGCCAGGCCAGCGCGGCCGCGCCGGAGCTGGCCCTCGGCTGGGCCAGCCTGGGCCTGGTGGAGCGGCGCCGGGGCCAGCTGGGCGCTGCCATCGCCGCCTACCGGCAGGCCCTCAGCCTCGAACCGGAGCAGGCCGACCTGCACCGCAACCTGGCGGCGGCCCTGCTGCTGGCAGGGGAGATCGCCGGGGCCCGCGCCGGCTTCCGCCAGGCCATCCTGCTGTTGCACCAGCAGGGCCAGGCCGCCGCAGCCCGGGCCCTGCGCCAGCAGGTGGAGACCCTGGTGAAGCTCGACGGCTGA